The sequence GGAAATCTGCATTGCAACACCTGGAAGACTTATAGACTTCCTAGAAGCTGGAAAGACCAATCTCAGGAGGTGTACCTACCTTGTCCTTGATGAAGCTGACAGGATGCTTGACATGGGATTTGAACCTCAGATCAGAAAAATTGTGGATCAGATAAGAGTGAGTATAAATGGTTTATGCATTTATCGCTATAGCAGATACAAACTACTGCCACTACCCTTGTTAGAGTAAGGGCTGTGCAAGCCTGGGTAGTTTTGGTTGGGCATTGAACTTAACCCTATACTGATCTTTCATTGATCTTTCTAGCCTGACAGGCAGACTCTGATGTGGAGTGCCACATGGCCTAAGGAAGTGAGGCAGCTGGCTGAAGATTTCTTGAAAGAATATGTGCACATCAACATTGGTGCACTGGAGCTGAGTGCAAACCACAACATTCTTCAGATTGTGGATGTGTGTCATGATGTAGAGAAAGATGACAAGTAAGTAGGCCTTGGGGGCAAAgcattctttgttttctgtcagttttACTTTATGAACTGTGGAATGAATGCCTTATTTTGATGGATTTTTGACATCAGTCTGAGGCAACTTAAAGGCAAGAAATAAGTTTAAACTTGTACAGTAGAAAGCAGTCTAAGCTCTAACCATAATCTCTTAAAAACAGGCTTATTCGTTTGATGGAAGAAATCATGagtgagaaggaaaacaaaacaattgtTTTTGTGGAAACCAAAAGGCGTTGTGATGATCTTACCAGAAAAATGAGGAGAGATGGGTGAGTAGCAGCTGAGACTTCACTGAGCAATAGTCTTGCATGTGCTCTTGACACCACAGTTCAGAATCAAAACTGTCAGGGGCAGCAGCTGTCAGCTACAATGCCCAGACTGGAATTTGCCAGTAACCCCAGTCTTTGACTACTGAAACCACCAAAGGAGAGTTCTTGGGTCAGCCAAGTTCTGTGTTTTCAGGTGGCCAGCGATGGGTATTCACGGTGATAAAAGCCAGCAGGAGCGGGACTGGGTTCTAAATGGTGAGTGTTTCAGCAATTTCTGCAAGCATCTGATTGATGGGTGCTGTTTAAGGAAAAGAATTGATTCACTTCTTGTGTTACAGAATTCAAACATGGAAAAGCACCAATCCTGATTGCTACAGATGTTGCATCCAGAGGTCTAGGTTAGTAAAAACTCGTAATGCCAGTTGCCCAAAGCTTTTAAAGAAAGTCTATTGCTTTCTTTAACCTCTGCATTTTTCTAAGTTTTCTTCACATAAAGGTGCAGTCTTTGTGGCAAGGCCTAGGCATGACAATCGGAGGACTCGAGGGGGATGGAGGACTAGTGGAAATGATCGGCTGGCTGCTTCCAGTCAAATAGAGAGGTGAAAGCTGAAAGCATTGTGTGCCAGTAATCTTCAAAAGGCAAAGATCATCCTTTAAACTACTACCCCCATAAACTGTTCTCTCATGAAATAAGCAGTTTCATTCACAGTTCACTTTGCCCTGGTATTTCTCTTCTCTCCATGCTTTGCATGATTTGCCATGGTGCAGTACTGTTAGTTTTGTGCATACTGTCTGCTGTGATCTGTGGGTCTTTGAATTTCAGTGAGTTCTTTGAAATGTTGAAGAACATAATTTTAAACTTCAATGTTCTATGAAATTTTTTTCAACCATGAAATGGAGAGAGCAGCTTTAAAATGTACTAAGCCTTGTACAAATTGGTGAGTACTGGCACATGAAATCTGAGAATAAAAGTCCACCTCTCACTTTAACAAGTGGGGCAGGAAAGCAATGGCTTTTCAATGCCTTTGAAAGTCGAAGTTCCTCCACCTATACATAGTCGTCATGTCGAGACCTGCCAGAGAGAGACCCATTCTCAAGTGAACCCTGGCTTCTTGGAAGCGCTTGCCTAGACAAGACACAGTGCATAAAAACAACTTGGTGACTTTGGGGGGACAGGTATGTTTTTCTTGCAGCTGCAGTTCAAAGGTCTTGGCAAGACGAGCAGTGTGGCCCCTTTTTTTTGAGCTTCTAATGAGTGTGTATGTGAAGGACCTTGTATGTTTTTACTCTAAGGTCCTCAAATGAGCACATGAAGAGGCTGCTGTGAGCTTTAGTGGCCCTACTGCAAGAAGCTTTCAGATGTCACTTGATGATTTGTAAAGGGGACACTTGAGTTGGGAATGCCAAGCAAATGCACACTCCTTTATGGTAAGGTTTTGGATCGCAGGGTGGGTGATGAGAACGGGATCAGACGGAGTGTGCGTAACTTTTCTCTTCCACTATGCTCTTGCAGAAATGGATGATTCTAACACTGTTCTTTGCAGCCATTATTCCCTTTAAAATACTCTTGTCTAATGTTTATCTTCGATTTGGCTGTTGTGGTGTGCAAAACTTTGTACCTCGCTTTTTGCCACACTGCAACACTTTACAGATGTGGAAGATGTGAAATTTGTCATCAATTATGACTACCCTAACTCCTCAGAGGACTATATCCACCGAATTGGACGAACTGCCCGCAGTACCAAAACAGGCACAGCATACACATTCTTTACTCCTAACAATATTAAGCAAGTAAATGACCTCATCTCTGTGCTTCGGGAGGCTAATCAAGCCATCAACCCCAAATTGCTCCAGCTGGTTGAAGACAGAGGTTCAGGTAAGGGCTGTTTTGATCTTGGTGCATAGCTTTCAGAACAAAATGGAAACTTGAGATTCCGCCTTCAGCCTCTCTTCAAAATAAATGTGGAAGGTGGTTTAGTTACCAGTTACTGTGACCTCAGAAGGTGTTCATTAACGCAAAAGCCAAAAAACAGCACCCAGATGCTCCCAGCCTATGCTGTGGTGCACCTATGGCTAGGGCAGGCCAAAGAGATATTTCTTACTTGCCCTGAAATAAAACACTTGTGGACTCAGTTTTGTGGCTTTGTCTCCTGTGGCTTGGAAAGAGAGATGGACCCAAGTGTCCTGCTGGCAAGTTAAAAGTCACTTTTTGCCTTGATGCCACAACTTGTGTTAGGGAAGAGTGTATGACTCCTCAGAAGTGAGACAGCTTTATCTAACTGGAGTCCAGCAAGCACCTGGAAAGCTTTTTTAGTAGGTTGGAATTATTTGgactgaaaataaatgctgcTTAGCTGAACTGAAGAGCCTTTATAATGCCCATAACTGTCTTGTCTCTTTCACTAGGTCGTTCCCGAGGTGACCGACGTGACAGATACTCTGCGGGCAAAAGGGGTGGATTTAGTAGTTTTAGAGAGAGGGAGAACTTTGAGAGAACCTATGGTGCACTAGGCAAGAGAGACTTCGGAGCAAAAACCCAAAACGGGGCTTACAGCGCCCAGAGTTTCAGCAATGGAACTCCCTTTGGGAATGGCTTTGCAGCTGCAGGCATGCAGGCCGGCTTCAGGGCCGGCGGTAACCCCACGGGAGCGTACCAGAACGGCTACGAGCAGCAGTACGGCAGTAACATTGCCAACATGCACAATGGCATGAACCAGCAGCAGTACGCCTACCCTGCCACTGGTGCTGCTCCTATGATAGGTTACCCCATGCCCACAAGTTATTCTCAATAACTTAGTGTATTTAAATGTCTCAGTTTTTCATAATTGCTCTTTATATTGTGTGTTATCAAAACAGGATAGTTATTTaagaaatgggaaatgcagaaatgaCTGCAGTGCAGCAGTAATTATGGTGCACTTTTTCGCTATTTAAGTTGAATATTTCTCTACATTCCTGAAacaatttttagttttttgtaCTAGAAAATGCAGACAGTGTTTTCAAAGTAAATGTACAGTGATTTGAAATACAGTAACAGAAGGCAGTGCATGGCCTTCCAATAAAGATATTTGAAGACcgatttttctttcagatgatAATTTTCTCAACATGTGCACAACTTTACATTAATGAAAAATGTCAaatgtttttatattaaattctAGAAAGGTTTCTCAACTGTGTCTGATTAAACATTTAAGCTTATACAAATACCAGCCTTGCCTTGATTGGGCTAGATTGCTTAGCATGGCAGGCTCTGCTTCGatggggaagaaaattaaagctGGCTTCTAAGAAAATATTGGAAGCAGCGTTCTTCCTTGTCTCACTAGCGTAGGGCCAGTTCTTGGAAAAGATCAAAACTCTGTAGTGGTGTTGCTAACAAGCTGCTACAAGCGTAGGAAGCTTCTGCAGCACCGTAACTGTCGCCTTCACACGAGCATATGTGCAGACCAGGCTTGAGTGTTGTGTACCCACAGCTGCCAGGCGTTGTGAGTTAGCATGCAGGCTTCTGAGCTTCAGAGAAACGGGAAGATCTTAGTATTAAAACTTTCAAGTTATACTTAAACTGGTATTGAGCAGTGATTTCTTTATGGAGGTGGTGGGAGGGAAGTGGGCTGTTGATCCATGACAATGcctcatggattttttttttttttaaggacttCTAGTATGTACAAATGACTCTCTAATCTCAAAGCACTGCCCATGCTGCATGAAAGAACAGCATAATTCTTCATCCTGGGGTTAAAGTGCTTAATGTTTTGAAGCATGGTGTATTTAGATTCCAGTTTATACTAATTTTCAGTTCCTCCTTGTTTATCAGTAACAGTGATGAGTTTTAAGTTTAACAACACTTAATGTGTTTAAGGTTGAATCCACAAGATTATGTTATTTTGAACCTGAGTTAACTTTGTTTTGCACTTACATCTTTTTGCTTAGTCTGCTCAGTCCTTGATTACTTGTCCTTGTTTCCCTCTGAGGCTCAGCTTGTGATGTTCTCTAACGCAGCCTAATCTGCCTCTTaaatttcctccttttctgtgaAGTTCTGTCACTTGACAATATTTTGTGATCCTTCACTCCTGCTTTGAGAACTCCAGCTGGAGGCTTGGAACTACCCCACTGCAGTCTAAAACTGCAGGTGGcaatgtgttttggtttggggtttttggggggagtaggggtggggtttttttctcatttatttgttttggaaCACTGCTCAGTGTCACCAGGGGTGAAAAACAAGGAAGTAAGTTATTTATCACTGAAGTATGACTTAATGCCTAAGTTTCCATGTCAGTGGCCTGAAACAAAATGCATTGAAAAGCTGGTTTTataaagttggggtttttttattattaaagtCACATTTATAGCTTGTGCGTTAAAATTGAGATATGAGAGTCTTTAACAGTGGTATAAAATCAAACGCAGAAAGAGGTTTCTTCCGTGTATTTTATAACTCTTTCCAAACGACCCTTTGCGTGGGGCAGTGTTCCCTGAGGGTATAACATTTGCACAtataaaagaatgaaaagaaacgAGCTCTAAGCAGCTGTGACATTACTGCCAGTGCTACTCTGGCAGAACTGAACTCATGGAAATCTGCCTCCGACCTAAACTTGCCTGCAGTTCTTGTTGAGGCGGCAGTAGCAGCTCCCGCCGCTGACCCAGTGCCCTACTAAGGCGGCTGTCAGCGCCGGGCCCGGGGGAGGGGGCtgcgccgcccgccccggcgcGGGGCTTATCCCAGCCCGAGCCCTTCGTTCCGCGGCCCGCGGAATGGCtcccgccgcagccccgcctccctcccggccccgccgccagcTCGGGCTGCAGCCGCGATGGAAATTTCCACTGCGCTGCCGGCGCCGAGCCCAGCGGCCGCGGGGAGCCGGGGCCTCGCCCGCGCGCTTGGCAGCGGCCCCGCGGTGCCGCCTCCGCCcgagctctggctgctgccttgaTGTGCCCCGGACGTGCCGCTGCCCCGCGGTGGCTCCAGACGGGCTTTTCCCAGGAACGTGCCCGTGCAGCTGCGGTGTGTTCGGCTGACAGCGAGGGCCGGGTCTGTCCCATTGTCCCCCTCCCAGTCCGCCGTGCTGGCGAGCTCTGGTCGTCCCTGTCCCACAGGCGCAGGCCAGACGTGACCCCGGCAC is a genomic window of Molothrus aeneus isolate 106 chromosome 26, BPBGC_Maene_1.0, whole genome shotgun sequence containing:
- the DDX5 gene encoding probable ATP-dependent RNA helicase DDX5 isoform X2; this translates as MPGFGAPRFGGSRGGPLSGKKFGNPGEKLTKKKWNLDELPKFEKNFYQEHPDVVRRTAQEVEQYRASKEVTVRGHNCPKPIINFYEANFPANVMEVIQRQNFTEPTAIQAQGWPVALSGLDMVGVAQTGSGKTLSYLLPAIVHINHQPFLERGDGPICLVLAPTRELAQQVQQVAAEYSRACRLKSTCIYGGAPKGPQIRDLERGVEICIATPGRLIDFLEAGKTNLRRCTYLVLDEADRMLDMGFEPQIRKIVDQIRPDRQTLMWSATWPKEVRQLAEDFLKEYVHINIGALELSANHNILQIVDVCHDVEKDDKLIRLMEEIMSEKENKTIVFVETKRRCDDLTRKMRRDGWPAMGIHGDKSQQERDWVLNEFKHGKAPILIATDVASRGLDVEDVKFVINYDYPNSSEDYIHRIGRTARSTKTGTAYTFFTPNNIKQVNDLISVLREANQAINPKLLQLVEDRGSGRSRGDRRDRYSAGKRGGFSSFRERENFERTYGALGKRDFGAKTQNGAYSAQSFSNGTPFGNGFAAAGMQAGFRAGGNPTGAYQNGYEQQYGSNIANMHNGMNQQQYAYPATGAAPMIGYPMPTSYSQ
- the DDX5 gene encoding probable ATP-dependent RNA helicase DDX5 isoform X1 — translated: MPGYSSDRDRGFGAPRFGGSRGGPLSGKKFGNPGEKLTKKKWNLDELPKFEKNFYQEHPDVVRRTAQEVEQYRASKEVTVRGHNCPKPIINFYEANFPANVMEVIQRQNFTEPTAIQAQGWPVALSGLDMVGVAQTGSGKTLSYLLPAIVHINHQPFLERGDGPICLVLAPTRELAQQVQQVAAEYSRACRLKSTCIYGGAPKGPQIRDLERGVEICIATPGRLIDFLEAGKTNLRRCTYLVLDEADRMLDMGFEPQIRKIVDQIRPDRQTLMWSATWPKEVRQLAEDFLKEYVHINIGALELSANHNILQIVDVCHDVEKDDKLIRLMEEIMSEKENKTIVFVETKRRCDDLTRKMRRDGWPAMGIHGDKSQQERDWVLNEFKHGKAPILIATDVASRGLDVEDVKFVINYDYPNSSEDYIHRIGRTARSTKTGTAYTFFTPNNIKQVNDLISVLREANQAINPKLLQLVEDRGSGRSRGDRRDRYSAGKRGGFSSFRERENFERTYGALGKRDFGAKTQNGAYSAQSFSNGTPFGNGFAAAGMQAGFRAGGNPTGAYQNGYEQQYGSNIANMHNGMNQQQYAYPATGAAPMIGYPMPTSYSQ